A window from Natranaerovirga hydrolytica encodes these proteins:
- a CDS encoding HesA/MoeB/ThiF family protein, producing the protein MEFNEESIERYSRHIILSEVGVEGQEKLLNSKVLVIGTGGLGAPAAMYLAAAGVGTIGLVDGDVVDLSNLQRQIIHATQDVNKEKVQSGKETINAMNPDVNVITYNTFVDSSNILEIINDQDYDFVIDGTDNFSAKFLINDACVVAKKPYSHAGIIRFQGQLTTYFPDHNSPCYRCIFKEPPPEGVVPTCREAGVLGVMGGVVGTLQATEAVKYILGLGDLLAGYLLTYDALKMEFRKVKIKHNKKCAVCGDSPTINKESLIDYAGPVCDLKSGKLEG; encoded by the coding sequence TTGGAATTTAATGAAGAAAGTATTGAAAGGTATTCAAGACATATTATTTTATCTGAAGTAGGTGTAGAAGGCCAAGAAAAGTTATTGAATTCTAAAGTACTTGTCATTGGAACAGGTGGTCTAGGTGCACCAGCAGCTATGTATCTTGCAGCAGCAGGTGTTGGAACCATTGGGCTAGTAGATGGAGATGTTGTTGATTTATCTAATTTACAAAGACAAATCATTCATGCGACACAAGACGTTAATAAAGAAAAAGTTCAATCAGGAAAAGAAACCATTAATGCTATGAATCCAGATGTCAATGTGATCACGTACAATACATTTGTTGATTCATCTAATATTTTAGAGATTATCAACGATCAAGACTATGATTTTGTTATAGATGGTACAGATAATTTTAGTGCCAAGTTCTTGATTAATGATGCGTGTGTGGTTGCCAAAAAACCATATTCCCATGCAGGGATTATACGTTTTCAAGGGCAATTAACCACGTATTTTCCAGATCACAATAGCCCATGTTATAGATGTATTTTCAAAGAGCCGCCACCAGAAGGTGTTGTGCCTACTTGTCGAGAAGCAGGTGTACTGGGTGTTATGGGTGGCGTTGTTGGAACGTTACAAGCAACAGAAGCCGTTAAATACATTCTTGGACTAGGCGATTTGTTAGCAGGATATTTGTTGACTTATGACGCATTAAAAATGGAATTTAGAAAAGTTAAAATCAAACACAATAAAAAATGTGCCGTTTGTGGTGATAGCCCAACCATTAATAAAGAATCCTTAATTGATTATGCAGGTCCTGTTTGTGATTTGAAAAGCGGCAAATTAGAAGGGTGA
- the thiS gene encoding sulfur carrier protein ThiS: MNIKVNGEARTFESELNVTELLKNEAIEMPEMVSVEVNGEIIDREDFDTTVVRENDEVEFLYFMGGGAFGI, from the coding sequence ATGAATATTAAAGTAAATGGTGAAGCAAGAACATTTGAAAGCGAATTAAATGTAACTGAGTTATTAAAAAATGAAGCAATAGAAATGCCAGAAATGGTTTCGGTAGAAGTTAATGGAGAAATTATAGATAGAGAAGACTTTGATACAACCGTTGTCAGAGAAAATGATGAAGTAGAATTTTTATACTTTATGGGAGGTGGCGCATTTGGAATTTAA